One window of the Verrucomicrobiota bacterium genome contains the following:
- a CDS encoding sugar ABC transporter ATP-binding protein: MPELVTPTPHILLQVKQLSKSFPGVRALDKVSLELAAGEVLAMVGENGAGKSTLIKILGGAHPADSGDFRIHGNSTVIASPADAQLQGISIIYQEFNLIPDLSVRENIYLGREDRAAFFIDEKKEKEGVELLFNQLGLNLDSETSCRELSIAEQQLVEIAKALSLDAKILVMDEPSATLTQQEVDRLFKIIRDLKEKGIGIIYISHRLEEVFEIGDRVMVLRDGQNVVTKPVSEVDRSKLIEWMVGRSLESEFPPKTSQVGEECLRVESLSRGNVVSDVSFSLRTGEILGFAGLVGAGRTETMRLIFGADRKDSGEIFLNGKSVTISSPQDAIDKGICLLTEDRKNQGLVLVHSVLENFGLPNLADYSGSLFLDETTEREHFKKFQSDIQIKVSNADQEVGQLSGGNQQKVVLAKWLERNADILIFDEPTRGIDVGAKYEIYQLMNSLAEAGKGIIMISSELPEVLGMSDRIIVMRDGRIQGELNDVSQASQEAVMQLAVE; encoded by the coding sequence ATGCCCGAGCTCGTTACCCCAACTCCGCACATTTTACTTCAGGTAAAACAGTTATCCAAATCGTTCCCTGGTGTTCGCGCTTTGGATAAGGTTTCACTGGAACTGGCGGCGGGCGAGGTTCTCGCTATGGTTGGTGAAAACGGAGCGGGCAAAAGCACTTTGATAAAAATTCTGGGAGGAGCTCATCCTGCAGACTCCGGTGACTTTAGGATCCACGGAAACTCGACCGTTATTGCGTCGCCTGCGGATGCGCAGCTTCAAGGCATTTCAATTATATATCAGGAGTTTAATTTAATCCCTGATCTCAGTGTTCGTGAAAATATTTACCTTGGGCGCGAAGATAGGGCGGCCTTTTTCATCGACGAAAAAAAAGAAAAGGAAGGCGTAGAATTACTATTCAATCAACTGGGCTTGAATCTTGATTCTGAAACGTCCTGCAGAGAATTAAGTATTGCGGAGCAGCAGTTGGTCGAAATAGCAAAAGCATTGTCTTTGGACGCTAAGATATTGGTCATGGATGAACCATCTGCCACTTTGACTCAACAGGAAGTCGATCGCCTTTTTAAGATTATCCGCGATTTGAAAGAAAAGGGTATTGGTATCATTTATATCAGCCACCGCTTGGAAGAAGTCTTTGAAATCGGTGATCGGGTGATGGTACTTCGAGATGGTCAGAACGTAGTGACAAAACCTGTCTCAGAAGTGGATCGATCCAAATTGATTGAATGGATGGTAGGCCGTTCCCTTGAGTCTGAATTTCCCCCAAAGACAAGCCAGGTAGGAGAAGAATGCCTGAGGGTTGAAAGCCTTTCTCGAGGCAATGTCGTGAGTGATGTCAGTTTTTCACTTAGGACCGGTGAAATTCTTGGGTTCGCCGGTCTTGTCGGTGCTGGCAGAACTGAAACCATGCGACTGATTTTTGGCGCTGATAGAAAAGACTCAGGTGAGATATTTCTCAATGGAAAATCGGTAACCATTTCCAGCCCTCAGGATGCCATAGACAAAGGAATCTGCCTACTGACGGAGGACCGGAAGAATCAAGGCCTGGTTCTGGTTCATTCTGTTTTGGAAAATTTTGGATTACCCAATCTTGCCGATTACTCAGGTTCTCTTTTTCTGGATGAAACTACCGAACGAGAACATTTTAAGAAATTTCAATCCGACATTCAGATAAAAGTTTCGAATGCAGATCAGGAGGTGGGACAATTATCTGGCGGCAATCAACAAAAAGTGGTGCTGGCAAAGTGGCTGGAGCGCAATGCCGATATCTTGATCTTCGATGAACCTACCCGCGGAATTGATGTGGGCGCGAAGTACGAGATTTACCAATTGATGAACTCCCTCGCTGAAGCAGGAAAAGGAATCATTATGATAAGCAGTGAGCTTCCCGAGGTCCTGGGGATGAGCGACCGAATTATTGTCATGCGCGATGGTCGTATTCAGGGAGAACTTAACGATGTCAGTCAGGCTTCGCAGGAAGCGGTTATGCAACTCGCGGTGGAATAA
- a CDS encoding substrate-binding domain-containing protein, translated as MKKLLDNYGIFWVLIGLCAFFSILTLKQQTPSGSAAIKEVAEKIQNEGSKDSGIIVVGALNQGSANFAKSLADKLLSEGYTKTVTVIGSPIDFRNTVEVQKVAGKSIDIIATTEDLLKWTIVSSLGDYYPEFSNAKMVIPESYLWPDFLKRANLLAIVDRIVVIAIIAIGMTLVIITGGIDLSVGSLIALSAVIATVIMQSLGGLEASAWTIPLGFLIGILCCGAVGGFGGFLVHRFKVAPFITTLAVMMMARGLAYKITGGFSIYQVPAGLPWLGRGTTMSIPNTVILLIVLFIVAHLFMSRTRFGRYIYAVGGNEEAARLSGVPIRSVLILVYVVSGLAAGLGGCIQASQLNTGTPNSGLMYELFVIAAVVVGGTSLSGGKGKIFGTLIGAFIISVLQNGLNLTGVDSYSQQVILGAVILAAVLIDKMRGSEVRSFSKIKPAQLKKWTLVTATVVICIGAILVVNKNGRSDSKGKIGMTCMDLTNPFFKLIGNKMEAEAAKYGYDFVALSGEMDAAKQNNQLADFAAQGYDAIFINPTDSQAVGEGVKNAWGAGIPVFTFDVQVSDPEANSKLISHIGSDNYQGGRLAGESMMKATGDRGDIAILSFPEASSCIYRVQGFRDYLKENNSRLRIVSELSAKGNRTEGYSVATDVLQAHPDIVGLFAINDPSALGAYAAIEKANKLSQITIVGFDGSPAGKQAVFEKKLLDTPQQFPARMAIGTVAAFFKYLAGEALPKDIFIPCEHYYFEGSENDESRINEQW; from the coding sequence ATGAAAAAACTTTTAGACAATTACGGAATATTTTGGGTGCTAATTGGACTGTGCGCTTTCTTTAGTATCCTCACATTGAAGCAACAGACTCCCAGTGGATCAGCTGCCATTAAGGAAGTAGCCGAGAAGATTCAAAACGAGGGTTCCAAGGATTCAGGTATCATTGTTGTTGGGGCGCTTAATCAAGGATCTGCCAATTTTGCGAAATCTCTTGCTGATAAACTTTTGTCCGAAGGTTATACCAAAACAGTAACCGTTATTGGGTCTCCCATTGATTTCAGGAATACCGTAGAGGTTCAAAAAGTGGCGGGAAAATCGATTGATATAATTGCAACAACCGAAGACCTGCTCAAGTGGACCATAGTCAGCTCTCTGGGAGATTATTATCCTGAATTCTCGAACGCAAAAATGGTGATACCGGAATCTTATCTTTGGCCGGATTTTCTAAAGCGGGCTAACCTATTGGCCATTGTAGACAGGATCGTGGTTATAGCCATCATCGCGATCGGTATGACCCTGGTCATTATTACAGGTGGAATCGATTTATCTGTAGGAAGTTTGATCGCGCTTTCAGCTGTCATAGCCACTGTAATAATGCAGAGTTTAGGCGGATTGGAGGCGTCGGCCTGGACCATCCCATTGGGATTTTTGATAGGGATTCTCTGTTGCGGAGCTGTTGGAGGTTTCGGTGGATTTTTGGTCCATCGATTTAAAGTGGCACCCTTTATTACCACCTTGGCGGTTATGATGATGGCTCGAGGTTTGGCCTATAAAATAACCGGTGGATTTTCGATTTATCAAGTACCTGCAGGGCTACCTTGGCTGGGTCGTGGAACGACTATGAGTATCCCCAACACGGTTATACTCCTCATCGTACTTTTTATTGTTGCTCATTTATTTATGAGCCGAACGCGGTTTGGCAGGTACATTTACGCCGTCGGAGGAAATGAGGAAGCAGCTCGCTTGTCTGGTGTGCCGATTAGATCTGTCCTCATTCTGGTGTATGTTGTGAGCGGATTAGCGGCTGGATTGGGTGGATGTATTCAAGCTTCCCAGCTAAACACTGGAACACCGAATTCAGGGTTGATGTATGAACTGTTTGTTATCGCTGCGGTTGTGGTTGGAGGAACAAGTTTGTCTGGTGGAAAAGGAAAGATTTTCGGTACACTTATTGGAGCTTTTATTATTTCTGTTCTGCAGAACGGTTTGAATTTGACGGGTGTGGATTCCTACTCGCAACAAGTCATCCTGGGTGCAGTCATTCTCGCAGCTGTGTTAATTGATAAAATGCGAGGAAGTGAAGTCCGTTCTTTTTCCAAAATAAAACCTGCTCAACTAAAGAAATGGACCTTGGTGACAGCGACTGTTGTAATTTGCATCGGTGCAATCCTGGTGGTTAACAAGAACGGACGGTCTGACTCCAAAGGGAAAATCGGCATGACCTGCATGGATCTTACCAATCCATTTTTTAAGCTCATAGGAAACAAGATGGAAGCGGAAGCGGCGAAATATGGTTATGATTTCGTGGCTCTCAGTGGTGAGATGGACGCGGCCAAACAAAACAATCAATTAGCCGATTTCGCAGCCCAAGGCTATGATGCTATTTTTATTAACCCAACCGATTCACAAGCTGTAGGCGAGGGGGTAAAAAACGCTTGGGGGGCAGGTATCCCTGTTTTTACTTTTGACGTGCAGGTGAGTGATCCCGAAGCAAATTCCAAACTCATATCGCATATAGGCAGCGACAATTATCAAGGCGGAAGACTGGCGGGAGAGAGCATGATGAAAGCCACGGGTGATAGGGGAGATATTGCTATTCTAAGTTTTCCTGAGGCATCGTCCTGCATTTATCGAGTTCAGGGGTTTCGAGACTATCTGAAGGAAAACAATAGCCGCCTTCGTATCGTTTCAGAATTGAGCGCAAAAGGAAATCGAACGGAAGGCTATTCAGTTGCCACGGATGTTCTTCAAGCTCACCCCGATATAGTCGGCCTATTTGCTATTAATGATCCTTCGGCACTTGGAGCTTATGCTGCCATCGAGAAAGCCAATAAATTGAGCCAAATCACCATTGTTGGTTTCGACGGTTCTCCGGCCGGAAAACAAGCGGTATTCGAAAAAAAGTTACTCGATACGCCTCAACAATTTCCCGCGAGAATGGCGATTGGAACTGTGGCAGCATTTTTTAAATACCTGGCTGGAGAAGCACTACCTAAAGATATTTTTATTCCCTGTGAACATTACTACTTTGAAGGCTCAGAAAATGACGAGAGCAGGATAAATGAGCAGTGGTAA
- a CDS encoding RDD family protein produces MTEPQAISVVNESVIIPCGFWKRPFALLIDSLILGLVGFVSGIFLFDFYVSLGPAGRLLGIAVAIPYFCWFNSELGNGQTPGKRLLNIKVVDRNGQCLSLQKTFLRSLILLVPYFLNGATLPEHGWGAYTSHISGFIIFSVGFCILYLYLSNRKTRQSLHDLAASSYVVEKETHGIFKQSIWKGHLVICVITAITIEGLLTYGVSKLSKIEMFESLIDLRNEIQKLDYVRNSGVSDRINNFNGNKSRQLAITLILKNKLSNNEKEFLEVAEIALENFSEIDERDTLLISGVYGYDIGIASGRFSQVRLKTPDQWREIILESK; encoded by the coding sequence ATGACCGAGCCTCAAGCAATCAGTGTCGTGAATGAATCAGTAATAATACCATGTGGATTCTGGAAACGACCCTTTGCTTTATTAATCGATTCTTTAATCCTTGGACTGGTAGGATTTGTTTCAGGCATTTTTCTTTTTGATTTTTATGTTAGTCTTGGACCAGCCGGACGACTCCTAGGCATCGCTGTAGCTATTCCATACTTTTGTTGGTTTAACAGTGAATTAGGAAATGGGCAGACCCCAGGGAAACGACTCTTGAATATAAAGGTGGTTGATCGAAACGGACAATGTCTATCCCTCCAAAAGACTTTCTTAAGGAGTTTAATCCTACTTGTTCCTTACTTTCTCAATGGCGCTACGCTACCAGAACACGGCTGGGGCGCCTATACGTCTCACATTTCAGGGTTCATAATTTTTTCAGTAGGATTTTGTATCTTGTATCTTTACCTGAGTAACCGAAAAACGAGGCAGTCCTTACACGATCTCGCAGCCTCCTCCTATGTAGTAGAAAAAGAAACTCATGGCATTTTTAAACAATCGATATGGAAGGGACATCTGGTTATATGTGTCATAACGGCAATCACAATTGAGGGACTCCTCACATACGGGGTTTCCAAGCTGTCAAAAATCGAAATGTTCGAATCTCTGATAGATCTGAGAAATGAAATTCAAAAACTGGATTACGTCAGAAACTCAGGTGTTTCTGATCGAATAAATAATTTTAACGGTAATAAATCACGACAGTTGGCCATAACTTTAATTCTAAAGAACAAACTATCAAACAATGAGAAAGAGTTCCTTGAAGTCGCTGAAATTGCGCTGGAGAATTTTTCCGAGATTGATGAAAGAGATACCCTTCTGATTTCTGGCGTTTATGGGTACGATATTGGAATTGCCTCAGGTAGGTTTAGCCAAGTCAGATTAAAGACACCAGATCAATGGCGAGAGATAATCCTAGAATCTAAATAA
- a CDS encoding gluconolaconase: protein MRHSILKSFIQTLILGLVSSVFVGCSCDSTGPKTNFPIDVGQRPESITKGWGGLYYVTVMNGQEIGDGVIKVIQGDDVSVFATGLNEPKGIAFVGDFLVASDIDRVVKIDSKGIVSVLAGPNAFPHAPSYLNDVASDANGTGVYVTDMGANTKMRGPDGLWPLDSAEAAAMPIIGRVYHVKMDGSVSLTIDSNPLMTNPNGVGVGNDGQLLVGAFFKGNFLIHKNGKLSVLVADQLRGVDAVEQDSHGNYYASSWSQAKVWKISEDGSSVQILKDGFQSAADFYLDETNNRLLLPDMLAGKIYEISLGN, encoded by the coding sequence ATGAGACATTCGATTTTAAAATCATTCATCCAAACATTAATATTAGGTCTAGTATCTTCCGTGTTTGTCGGTTGTTCCTGTGACTCGACGGGGCCGAAGACTAATTTCCCTATCGATGTTGGACAGCGTCCGGAGAGTATCACCAAAGGGTGGGGCGGACTTTATTACGTGACCGTGATGAATGGTCAGGAAATTGGAGATGGTGTTATCAAGGTTATTCAGGGTGATGACGTGTCTGTGTTCGCGACCGGATTGAATGAACCCAAGGGAATTGCATTTGTGGGCGATTTTCTTGTGGCATCAGATATTGACCGCGTAGTCAAAATTGATTCAAAAGGGATTGTTTCTGTTTTGGCTGGTCCAAATGCTTTCCCACATGCCCCGAGTTACTTAAATGATGTCGCTTCAGATGCAAATGGGACAGGTGTGTATGTTACCGATATGGGGGCAAATACCAAAATGCGAGGTCCCGACGGCTTGTGGCCATTGGACAGTGCAGAAGCTGCGGCAATGCCAATCATCGGGCGCGTCTATCACGTTAAGATGGATGGTTCGGTTTCTCTGACAATCGATTCAAATCCACTCATGACCAACCCGAATGGGGTCGGTGTCGGTAACGATGGACAGCTTTTGGTGGGTGCATTTTTTAAAGGTAATTTCCTTATCCATAAAAACGGTAAGCTCTCCGTATTAGTTGCCGATCAATTGCGCGGTGTGGATGCCGTCGAACAGGATAGTCATGGAAATTATTACGCCTCCAGTTGGTCTCAAGCCAAGGTGTGGAAAATATCTGAAGACGGTTCTTCGGTTCAAATTCTCAAAGACGGATTCCAATCAGCGGCCGACTTTTATCTGGATGAAACTAACAATCGCTTACTGTTACCGGATATGCTGGCAGGTAAGATCTATGAAATATCTCTTGGTAACTAA
- the typA gene encoding translational GTPase TypA: MNSSTIRNIAIIAHVDHGKTTLVDKLLQHGGTFRENQEVEERVMDSMDLEREKGITIKAKNTAVIWKGYTINIVDTPGHADFGAEVERVMKMVDGVLLLVDAVDGPQAQTRWVLRKALSHGLKPIVVVNKIDRDHADPEGVHDKVLELFLDLEANEDQFNAPFLYGSSKQGWADRGLKGPRENLDALFETIVESIPAPTVEDAPFRMLVSNIDWNDFVGRVAVGRILSGSIKQGETIHAIRKNGTKQRVKITKLFTYSGVKSSDSIEGIAGDIIGLAGFDDIDIGDTLAASIEGVALPFVEIDPATIQMEFSVNDGPLAGKDGKKVTSRQIRERLIRETQSNISISIEDTDKATTFKVNARGAMQIAVLVETMRREGFEVLVSRPNVLYKEIDGQRCEPIEKVWVEVPGEQLGGVMESLSKRKATITNLEHHHAGVTVEAEIPTRGLIGFESELVNLTSGHGVMSHLFFEYRPYCGEIITRLSGTLVSMDQGKAATYSLEVLQTRGKLFIGPQDEVYAGQVVGENPRNQTLPVNPTKEKQLDNMRSSGNDKTIPLTPPIRFSLERAIEYIETDELVEVTPNFLRLRKRTLDANQRRKEEKRRGEVVEARG; encoded by the coding sequence ATGAATTCCAGCACTATAAGAAACATAGCTATCATAGCTCACGTTGATCACGGCAAAACAACTTTGGTTGATAAGTTGCTACAACACGGGGGAACCTTTCGCGAGAATCAGGAAGTTGAAGAACGTGTCATGGATTCAATGGATCTTGAACGCGAAAAAGGCATCACTATTAAAGCGAAGAACACTGCGGTTATTTGGAAGGGTTACACCATTAATATCGTAGACACTCCCGGTCACGCCGATTTTGGAGCCGAGGTAGAACGTGTGATGAAAATGGTAGATGGCGTTCTTTTGCTCGTTGACGCCGTCGATGGACCTCAGGCACAAACCCGCTGGGTTTTGCGCAAAGCGCTTTCACATGGTCTTAAGCCTATCGTGGTAGTTAATAAAATCGATCGTGACCACGCAGACCCTGAAGGCGTTCACGACAAGGTGTTGGAGCTATTTTTAGACCTGGAAGCTAACGAAGACCAATTTAACGCGCCCTTTCTCTACGGAAGCTCGAAACAAGGATGGGCCGACCGGGGCCTCAAGGGCCCGCGCGAAAACCTGGATGCGCTGTTTGAAACCATTGTGGAATCCATTCCTGCTCCAACAGTTGAGGATGCTCCTTTCCGCATGTTGGTTAGCAACATCGACTGGAATGACTTTGTTGGACGTGTGGCGGTTGGTCGGATTCTCAGCGGATCTATCAAGCAAGGCGAAACCATCCACGCTATTAGAAAAAATGGTACAAAGCAGCGGGTGAAAATCACCAAACTTTTTACCTACAGCGGAGTAAAATCCTCTGATTCTATTGAAGGTATAGCTGGTGATATTATAGGGTTGGCTGGATTTGATGATATCGACATCGGTGATACATTAGCAGCATCGATTGAAGGCGTAGCATTACCGTTTGTTGAAATCGATCCTGCAACCATTCAAATGGAATTCTCTGTCAACGATGGTCCATTGGCAGGTAAGGATGGCAAGAAAGTCACTTCCCGCCAGATACGTGAACGTTTGATACGCGAGACTCAATCCAATATCTCGATCAGTATTGAAGACACAGACAAAGCAACAACTTTTAAGGTCAATGCTCGTGGAGCTATGCAGATCGCCGTTTTGGTTGAAACCATGCGACGCGAAGGTTTTGAAGTATTGGTTTCTCGTCCCAATGTGCTTTATAAAGAAATTGATGGACAACGGTGTGAGCCCATCGAGAAGGTCTGGGTAGAAGTTCCTGGTGAGCAACTTGGTGGAGTGATGGAATCGTTGAGTAAACGCAAAGCCACCATTACAAATCTGGAACATCACCATGCCGGCGTAACGGTTGAAGCGGAAATACCTACACGCGGATTGATTGGTTTCGAAAGCGAACTGGTAAATTTAACCAGTGGCCATGGAGTCATGAGTCACTTGTTTTTTGAATACCGTCCTTACTGTGGTGAAATTATAACACGCTTATCTGGCACATTAGTTTCTATGGACCAGGGCAAAGCGGCCACTTACTCACTGGAAGTTCTACAAACGCGCGGAAAGCTTTTTATAGGACCTCAAGACGAAGTATATGCCGGTCAGGTGGTAGGTGAAAATCCACGTAACCAAACTTTACCGGTCAATCCAACGAAGGAGAAGCAGCTGGATAATATGAGATCCAGTGGTAACGACAAAACGATTCCACTTACTCCTCCTATCCGATTCAGCCTTGAGCGTGCGATTGAGTATATCGAAACAGACGAGTTAGTAGAAGTTACTCCTAACTTTCTCAGACTCCGTAAACGCACTCTCGATGCCAACCAACGACGCAAGGAAGAAAAGCGCAGAGGAGAAGTGGTCGAAGCAAGAGGTTAG
- a CDS encoding efflux RND transporter periplasmic adaptor subunit, with the protein MLKKILITFFGLLVVVGSIITIKGLQIRTLMSSGDFQLPPEYVTSATVTEETWNQTLDAVGSLTAVQGVTVSSEVPGKITKIHFESGETVTEGQLLVELDTTAEEAQLAAAAADVQLAKVSLDRTEKLRSTHTVAQAELDSARATFLSASAQMENLSAVIEKKKISAPFTGRLGIRQIDKGQFLNNGDAIVSLQSLDPIYVDFSFPQKWISLVALDMEVEVKVDSYPELSFKGRISAINPEVEISTRTISLRATLDNSDDKLLPGMFSQVSVNLPDEKSFMVVPSTAILYNSFGDSVFVITENDGQKMVEQHFVQLGEARGDFVVITKGLEVGKEVVSTGAFKLRHGVSVIVNNDLAPKAEINPNPSDS; encoded by the coding sequence ATGTTAAAGAAGATACTCATAACCTTTTTTGGACTTTTGGTAGTCGTTGGCTCTATAATAACGATCAAAGGACTTCAAATCAGGACTTTAATGTCATCTGGTGATTTTCAGCTGCCGCCGGAGTATGTTACCAGTGCAACCGTAACTGAAGAAACCTGGAATCAGACCTTGGATGCCGTCGGTTCACTCACTGCGGTTCAAGGAGTCACAGTTAGCTCTGAGGTGCCGGGAAAGATTACTAAAATTCACTTTGAATCGGGAGAAACCGTAACAGAAGGGCAACTGTTGGTAGAATTGGACACCACAGCTGAAGAGGCACAACTGGCAGCGGCAGCAGCCGACGTTCAACTAGCTAAGGTAAGTCTGGATCGAACTGAAAAACTTCGAAGCACCCATACGGTTGCGCAGGCTGAGTTGGATTCTGCGCGGGCGACTTTTTTATCTGCTTCCGCTCAAATGGAAAACCTGAGTGCGGTTATTGAGAAGAAAAAGATTTCCGCTCCATTTACCGGTCGCTTGGGGATTCGGCAAATTGATAAGGGTCAATTTTTAAATAACGGCGACGCAATTGTGTCCTTACAATCCCTGGATCCGATATACGTCGATTTCTCGTTTCCGCAAAAATGGATTTCCCTGGTAGCATTAGACATGGAAGTTGAGGTTAAAGTGGACTCGTATCCTGAGCTGTCGTTCAAGGGAAGAATATCAGCCATAAATCCTGAAGTTGAGATATCGACCCGAACCATAAGCTTGCGTGCAACTCTCGATAATTCGGATGACAAATTGCTTCCGGGTATGTTTTCGCAAGTTTCGGTGAATCTTCCGGACGAGAAGTCTTTCATGGTAGTTCCTTCTACAGCGATTCTCTACAATTCTTTCGGCGACTCCGTTTTTGTGATTACAGAAAATGACGGTCAAAAAATGGTTGAACAACATTTCGTTCAATTAGGAGAAGCCAGGGGAGATTTTGTAGTAATCACCAAAGGCCTGGAGGTTGGCAAGGAGGTAGTTTCTACCGGAGCCTTTAAGCTACGCCACGGAGTTTCGGTTATTGTTAATAATGACTTGGCTCCGAAAGCTGAGATCAATCCGAATCCTTCAGACTCATAG